The Constrictibacter sp. MBR-5 sequence GTGCCGCGCTCGCGGGCATGGTGGCCAACACCGCCGGCCTTCCCCTGGCGCGTGCGAGCGGCGAAATCACCACCGCCGCGGCATGGCTCTACGGCAGCTTCGCCGTCGCGCCGGCGCTCGCCTTCTTCGCGGCGCAGCGGGCCTTGGCCCTCCTGCCGCACCGGTAGGGCTGCGAGGCCCGCGCCGCGGCGCGGGCCTCGCGATCGGCCTACTTCTTCTCTTTGTCCATGTCGGCGAAGACCTCGCCGGCACAGCGGAACGCCTCGACGGCCGCCGGCACGCCGGCATAGACGCCGACCTGCAGGAAGACTTCCTTGATCTCGTCCTTGCTGACGCCGTTGTTGATGGCGCCGCGGATGTGCAGCTTCAGCTCGTGCACGCGGCCGACGGTGCTGAGCATCGTCAGGTTGATGATGCTGCGCGTCTTGCGGTCCAGGCCGGGCCGGCACCAGACGCTGCCCCAGCAGTCTTCCGTCGCGAACTGCTGCAGCGCCCGCTGGAACTCGTCGTTGGCGCCGCGTTCGATCGCCGGCTTCACATACTGGTCGCCGAGAACCTCGCGGCGGACCTGCAGGCC is a genomic window containing:
- a CDS encoding carboxymuconolactone decarboxylase family protein, whose amino-acid sequence is MDTSKYDESERFKQGLQVRREVLGDQYVKPAIERGANDEFQRALQQFATEDCWGSVWCRPGLDRKTRSIINLTMLSTVGRVHELKLHIRGAINNGVSKDEIKEVFLQVGVYAGVPAAVEAFRCAGEVFADMDKEKK